A stretch of the Porifericola rhodea genome encodes the following:
- a CDS encoding WYL domain-containing protein: MPVNRNALIRYKTIDQCMRNRFRKWTLEDLVEACSKALYEYEGIEKGVSTRTVQLDLQMMRSEKLGYNAPIVVTERKYYTYEDPDYSITNIPLNDKDLNKLTEVIEILKQFKGFSHFHDLSGMVQKLEDKVYTEKTKQESVIQFETNENVKGLEFIDDLYQAIIQKKAIRLTYQSFKARNPQTFDFHAQLLKEFRNRWFVLGFKGKRQLPLLLALDRVIDITPCDSPYILNTQHDLLTYFKDVVGVSVEINGSTEHVEIFVEQKHLPYVLTKPIHHSQQLKQNLPGGGIITLDVQLNFELEKELLGYGETIKILNPPRLFRSLKKRVAMAHQLYTYDLHPIVAKETIKKVDRRGTAVLDGIYTTKEVEQMCRILDSYKASVDGQNSTEVFAIRKLLQELPELKEHIFNLKLHTLIKEGMGEDYFLCKAIYFDKPSTSNWYVSWHQDVPINVQEKIETEGYSGWTSKKGVISVRPPIDILKNMYTIRIHLDKATSENGALYVYPKSHFGIWDHQQIEQFRQTKTPTCCEVEAGGIHLMKPLTLHASQKTTNAQSRRVIHLEFASSKLPNGLEWGEKF, translated from the coding sequence ATGCCTGTTAACAGAAACGCACTGATTCGCTATAAAACTATTGACCAATGTATGCGCAACCGCTTTCGTAAGTGGACACTGGAAGATCTGGTAGAAGCCTGTTCCAAGGCCCTATACGAATATGAGGGTATTGAGAAAGGCGTAAGTACCAGAACGGTGCAGTTGGACCTGCAAATGATGCGGAGTGAAAAGCTAGGGTATAACGCACCTATCGTTGTAACTGAGCGGAAGTACTATACTTATGAAGATCCAGATTACTCTATCACCAATATTCCTCTCAACGATAAGGATTTAAACAAGCTTACCGAAGTCATTGAAATTCTAAAACAGTTTAAGGGGTTTAGCCATTTCCATGATTTATCAGGTATGGTGCAAAAACTTGAAGACAAAGTCTATACAGAGAAAACCAAGCAGGAGTCGGTCATCCAGTTTGAGACCAATGAAAATGTAAAGGGTCTGGAATTCATAGACGATTTATACCAGGCCATCATTCAGAAAAAAGCGATTCGTCTCACCTATCAGTCATTCAAAGCCCGTAATCCTCAGACCTTTGATTTTCACGCACAGCTTTTAAAAGAATTTCGTAACCGCTGGTTTGTACTGGGCTTTAAAGGGAAAAGGCAATTACCTTTATTATTAGCCCTGGATAGGGTAATTGACATCACTCCCTGCGATTCTCCATACATCCTCAATACTCAACATGACTTACTAACCTATTTTAAAGATGTGGTAGGTGTGAGTGTAGAAATAAACGGCAGTACTGAACATGTTGAAATCTTCGTAGAACAGAAGCACTTGCCCTATGTATTGACAAAGCCTATTCATCATTCTCAGCAACTCAAACAGAACCTCCCCGGAGGAGGCATCATTACTCTGGACGTGCAACTGAATTTTGAGTTAGAAAAAGAGTTATTAGGCTATGGTGAAACCATCAAAATATTAAACCCTCCCCGACTGTTTCGTAGTCTTAAAAAAAGAGTAGCCATGGCTCACCAATTGTACACCTATGACCTTCATCCCATAGTAGCTAAAGAAACCATTAAAAAAGTTGACCGCAGGGGTACTGCTGTACTGGATGGTATCTACACTACAAAAGAAGTAGAGCAAATGTGCCGGATATTAGATAGTTACAAAGCCAGTGTGGATGGACAAAACAGCACTGAAGTTTTCGCCATCAGAAAGTTGCTGCAAGAACTTCCTGAATTGAAGGAACATATTTTCAACCTTAAGCTACATACCCTCATCAAAGAAGGTATGGGAGAAGACTATTTCCTCTGCAAAGCCATCTATTTTGACAAACCCTCTACTTCCAATTGGTACGTGTCTTGGCATCAGGATGTCCCCATCAATGTTCAAGAGAAAATAGAAACCGAAGGATACTCAGGGTGGACCAGCAAGAAGGGAGTGATTAGTGTCAGGCCACCGATAGATATTTTGAAGAACATGTATACCATCCGCATTCATTTGGATAAAGCTACCAGTGAGAACGGCGCACTTTACGTTTACCCAAAGTCTCATTTTGGCATTTGGGATCATCAGCAAATTGAACAATTTCGTCAAACCAAAACTCCAACATGTTGTGAAGTAGAAGCAGGAGGAATCCATCTTATGAAACCCCTTACCCTACATGCCTCCCAAAAAACCACCAATGCCCAATCCAGAAGAGTCATCCATCTGGAATTTGCTTCTAGTAAGTTACCCAATGGTTTGGAGTGGGGGGAGAAATTCTAA
- a CDS encoding helix-turn-helix domain-containing protein has translation MSTIKQLILLHQQGKGRKTIARTLGISKNTVKVYLEKLKSLTTIKDGKGYTIEELFRMEHPVLEAKFHPGNPAYKDDRYEDLKARLDYYFNELKERGVNKKLLWEEYRQGNPDSYSYSQFCFHLHQLQIARRPSAVLHHHPGEKLYIDFAGKPLSYRQVHW, from the coding sequence ATGAGCACGATCAAACAACTCATACTTCTACATCAGCAAGGCAAAGGGCGTAAGACCATTGCCCGCACACTAGGCATCAGCAAGAACACCGTTAAAGTATACCTGGAGAAACTCAAAAGCCTGACTACCATCAAAGATGGCAAAGGCTACACAATAGAAGAGCTGTTCAGAATGGAGCATCCGGTACTGGAGGCAAAATTTCATCCGGGAAACCCTGCCTACAAAGACGACCGTTATGAGGATCTGAAGGCCAGACTTGACTACTACTTTAATGAGTTAAAAGAACGTGGGGTCAATAAAAAACTACTTTGGGAAGAATATAGACAGGGTAATCCAGATAGCTATAGTTATTCTCAATTTTGTTTTCATCTCCATCAGTTACAGATAGCCCGCAGACCATCCGCAGTGCTACACCATCATCCTGGAGAGAAGCTCTATATTGACTTTGCAGGTAAGCCATTGAGCTATAGACAAGTCCACTGGTGA
- a CDS encoding Mu transposase domain-containing protein translates to MMAVRSQSTEDFLYALSCCLHELGGVPQALVPDNLKAAVVKTNRYEPEINRALEDFANHYNTTVVPARVRKPKDKALVENQVKLIYSRVYAKLRHMVFFDLSSLNVAIKEKVRDHNQTRMQKKPYCREERFISEEKTHLLPLPVERYQIKYYRELRVAKNNHIYLSEDKHYYSVHFKMIGSKVKVIYTRSMVYIFSKGEQVAVHIRNFHQGGYSTTKDHLCSQHQHYKDRSPEYYRRQAAKKSAILHKLVCCIFEQNRYPEQLYRTCDGLFGLERKTEPTRFEKACQMALDCHNYTYSFVMNVLENKMIEVQSTISEKPLPKHNNLRGKEHYQQLELNYKTNESN, encoded by the coding sequence GTGATGGCTGTAAGGAGCCAGTCCACTGAAGATTTTCTCTACGCCCTTTCCTGTTGTTTGCATGAGTTGGGTGGCGTGCCTCAAGCATTAGTACCGGATAATCTAAAGGCTGCGGTAGTCAAGACTAACCGCTATGAACCGGAGATCAATCGTGCGCTAGAGGATTTTGCCAATCATTACAACACTACAGTAGTACCTGCCAGGGTTCGTAAGCCTAAAGACAAAGCACTAGTAGAGAATCAAGTGAAGCTGATCTACAGCCGGGTATATGCCAAGTTGCGTCACATGGTCTTCTTTGACCTGTCTTCCCTGAATGTAGCCATCAAAGAAAAAGTGAGAGATCATAATCAAACTCGCATGCAAAAGAAGCCCTACTGCCGGGAAGAGCGCTTCATATCCGAGGAGAAGACACACCTCTTGCCTCTACCAGTTGAGAGATACCAGATCAAATACTACCGAGAGTTAAGAGTGGCCAAGAACAACCATATCTATCTCTCTGAGGATAAACACTACTATAGCGTCCATTTTAAAATGATTGGTAGTAAAGTCAAGGTCATCTACACCCGCAGTATGGTTTATATCTTTTCCAAAGGAGAGCAGGTAGCTGTACATATCAGGAACTTCCACCAGGGTGGTTATTCTACTACCAAAGATCATCTCTGTTCGCAGCACCAACATTACAAAGACAGGAGCCCGGAATACTATCGTAGGCAAGCTGCCAAAAAATCGGCTATACTCCATAAACTGGTGTGCTGCATCTTTGAGCAGAATCGCTATCCAGAACAGCTTTACAGAACCTGTGATGGTCTGTTTGGCCTGGAAAGGAAAACCGAGCCTACACGTTTTGAAAAGGCCTGTCAAATGGCATTGGATTGCCACAACTACACCTACAGCTTCGTAATGAATGTATTGGAAAATAAGATGATAGAGGTTCAGTCCACTATCTCTGAAAAGCCTCTACCCAAGCATAATAACCTCAGAGGGAAAGAACATTATCAACAGTTAGAACTAAATTATAAAACCAATGAATCAAATTGA
- the istB gene encoding IS21-like element helper ATPase IstB, giving the protein MNQIETQLNKLKLHGMIKTWAALQETRKLHELSLLDGLEVLLQAEEQERDLRKFKRLEYNAGFRYKASIEELRFDQKRGIDKNLITRMSTGEYIQKGESILVTGATGCGKSFLSSALGHQACLMGFKVAYFNTQKLLLKTKMSRLEGTIYKFFEKLAKTDLLILDDFGLTHLEKQQQMDLMEIIEDRHSARSTIIASQLPVASWYDVIGEETIADAILDRLVHTSHRIDIKGESLRKKV; this is encoded by the coding sequence ATGAATCAAATTGAGACACAGCTAAACAAGCTCAAATTACATGGGATGATCAAAACTTGGGCAGCCTTGCAGGAGACCAGGAAACTTCATGAGCTATCCTTACTGGATGGATTAGAAGTTTTACTTCAGGCAGAGGAGCAGGAAAGGGATCTTCGTAAGTTCAAAAGGTTAGAGTACAATGCTGGTTTCCGCTACAAAGCATCTATAGAAGAGCTACGCTTTGACCAGAAAAGGGGCATAGACAAAAACCTGATTACCCGTATGTCCACCGGTGAATACATCCAGAAAGGAGAGTCAATCCTTGTGACCGGTGCCACCGGTTGTGGGAAAAGCTTCCTCTCCTCTGCTCTAGGGCATCAAGCTTGTCTGATGGGATTTAAAGTAGCTTACTTTAATACTCAGAAACTGCTGCTTAAAACCAAGATGTCTCGTCTGGAAGGCACCATCTATAAGTTCTTTGAGAAACTGGCCAAGACAGATCTGCTCATCCTGGATGACTTTGGCCTGACCCACCTGGAAAAACAGCAACAAATGGATCTGATGGAAATCATTGAGGACAGACATAGTGCTAGATCCACCATCATTGCCAGTCAGTTACCTGTTGCTAGTTGGTATGATGTCATTGGGGAGGAAACTATTGCTGATGCTATCCTGGATAGGCTAGTGCATACTTCTCATAGAATTGACATCAAGGGTGAGAGTCTAAGAAAAAAAGTGTAA
- a CDS encoding 3' terminal RNA ribose 2'-O-methyltransferase Hen1 translates to MLLTISTNHSPATDLGYLLHKHPDRLQEVALSSGKAQIFYPEASEDKCTVALLLDIDPISLVRNARNTASESFTLGHYVNDRPYVASSLMSVAIAKAFSTAMNGTCANRPEAVDKVMPFEVNLSALPAPKGGELLIRKLFEPLGYEVRVERHSLDKNFPEWGESKYYHLKLTGQTRLQDLLSHLYVLIPVLDNDKHYWVSEDEVNKLLKKGEGWLRNHPEKEQITKRYLLNIGRFTKSALGQLLAEDSVADEEETEEDDTVIKRKETLHQERLKQVLSELKASGAKSVLDLGCGEGKLLKMLLREKQFENILGMDISYRSLEKAKERLHFQEMAPRQKERINLIHGALTYRDKRLEGFDAAALVEVIEHLDENRLAALERVLFEFARPTTVVLTTPNRDYNQLFETLDAGAFRHSDHRFEWSRAEFKAWATGVAEVYDYTVNFKAVGEEHPNFGAPSQMAIFNLK, encoded by the coding sequence ATGTTATTAACGATTTCAACTAACCACTCACCAGCAACGGATCTAGGTTATCTGTTACACAAACATCCGGATCGCCTGCAAGAGGTAGCACTTTCCAGTGGTAAAGCACAAATTTTCTATCCTGAAGCGAGTGAAGATAAATGCACCGTCGCTCTGCTGCTGGATATTGACCCTATATCATTGGTCAGGAATGCCAGAAATACGGCCAGTGAAAGTTTTACACTAGGCCATTATGTCAATGACAGACCGTACGTGGCTTCATCTCTGATGAGTGTAGCGATTGCCAAAGCTTTTTCCACTGCGATGAACGGTACTTGTGCGAATAGGCCTGAAGCAGTAGATAAAGTAATGCCCTTTGAGGTGAATTTATCAGCTTTGCCTGCTCCTAAAGGAGGAGAGTTGCTGATCAGAAAACTGTTTGAACCACTGGGATATGAAGTGAGGGTAGAAAGACATTCGTTGGATAAGAACTTTCCAGAATGGGGAGAAAGCAAATACTATCATCTCAAACTTACAGGTCAAACTCGTTTACAGGATTTGCTTTCGCATCTATACGTACTGATCCCGGTATTGGATAATGATAAGCATTACTGGGTGAGCGAAGATGAAGTCAATAAGTTGCTTAAAAAAGGAGAAGGTTGGTTGAGAAACCACCCCGAAAAAGAGCAAATCACCAAGCGTTATCTGCTCAATATCGGCAGGTTTACCAAAAGTGCTTTAGGACAACTACTTGCTGAGGATAGTGTAGCTGATGAGGAAGAGACAGAAGAAGATGATACTGTGATCAAGCGTAAAGAGACCCTGCATCAGGAAAGGCTAAAGCAGGTCTTAAGTGAGCTAAAAGCATCTGGAGCTAAGTCAGTTTTGGATCTGGGTTGTGGTGAAGGAAAGTTGCTGAAGATGTTGCTTCGGGAGAAGCAGTTTGAAAATATTCTGGGTATGGATATTTCTTACCGATCTCTAGAAAAAGCCAAAGAGAGACTCCATTTTCAGGAGATGGCTCCCCGACAAAAAGAAAGGATCAATCTGATTCATGGGGCACTGACTTATAGAGATAAAAGACTGGAAGGCTTTGATGCAGCAGCATTGGTAGAAGTGATTGAGCACCTGGATGAAAACAGATTAGCTGCACTGGAAAGAGTATTGTTTGAGTTTGCCAGACCAACTACAGTTGTGCTCACTACCCCTAACCGGGACTACAACCAGCTTTTTGAAACACTGGATGCCGGAGCTTTTCGCCATAGTGATCATCGCTTTGAGTGGAGCAGGGCAGAGTTTAAAGCCTGGGCCACCGGAGTGGCTGAGGTTTATGATTATACAGTGAATTTTAAAGCTGTAGGAGAGGAGCATCCTAATTTCGGAGCACCTTCCCAGATGGCAATTTTCAACTTAAAGTAG